One genomic window of Oncorhynchus kisutch isolate 150728-3 linkage group LG26, Okis_V2, whole genome shotgun sequence includes the following:
- the LOC109871374 gene encoding sodium/myo-inositol cotransporter: protein MKMGTAVMEAADIAVVVLYFILVLSIGFFAMWKANRSTVSGYFLAGRSMTWVVIGASLFVSNIGSEHFIGLAGSGAASGFAVGAWEFNALLLLQLLGWVFIPVYIHSGVYTMPEYLSKRYGGNRLKVYFASLSVLLYIFTKISVDLYAGALFIQESLGWNLYLSIILLISMTALLTVTGGLVAVMYTDTLQAVLMIGGALSLTIISLIKVGGLEGVRTKYMLAVPNVTAILASGNFTHSPSCRIEPKPDSLRILRGPLDEDIPWPGFLLGQTPASIWYWCADQVIVQRVLAAKNLAHAKGSTLMAGFLKVLPMFIIVIPGMISRILFADEIACIGPEHCLAVCGSKAGCSNIAYPRLVMAVMPVGLRGLMMAVMIAALMSDLDSIFNSASTIFTLDIYQSARRGASHKELLLVGRLFVVFMVVISIAWVPVIIEMQGGQMYLYIQEVAGYLTPPIAALFLLGVFWKRCNERGAFWGGMTGFALGTTRLTLAFIYREPPCDQPDDRPFFITHVHYMYVAAGLFWVSGLVAVVVSLCNPPPDKEQIRTTTLWGLRNMGKLLLKDREEMYKLTDKSPLQLNGGLYKDLPPDICNARCLDGEDVKLLAPPSDFDPATPSGETTPEMTLATPTTQFDNGHPGLVHAEEGCGDEEDGRCMQLLEWFCGFKEAAYDAHPKRTAEDERAVMEMLYEPPRTKLLLNCGLFLVCSLGIFLFVYFSL from the coding sequence ATGAAGATGGGTACGGCTGTCATGGAGGCAGCAGACATTGCTGTGGTGGTGCTGTACTTCATCCTGGTCCTGAGCATCGGGTTCTTCGCCATGTGGAAGGCCAACCGCAGCACGGTGAGCGGCTACTTCCTTGCGGGACGCTCCATGACATGGGTGGTGATCGGAGCGTCCCTGTTTGTCAGCAACATCGGCAGTGAACACTTCATAGGCCTGGCTGGGTCGGGAGCAGCCAGCGGCTTTGCTGTGGGAGCATGGGAGTTTAACGCTCTTCTCCTGCTGCAGCTGCTGGGCTGGGTCTTCATACCTGTGTATATCCACTCTGGTGTGTACACCATGCCGGAGTACCTGTCCAAACGCTATGGGGGCAATAGGCTAAAGGTGTACTTTGCTTCGCTTTCTGTGCTGCTCTACATCTTCACCAAGATCTCTGTGGACTTGTACGCTGGGGCGCTTTTCATCCAGGAGTCACTGGGCTGGAATCTCTACCTGTCCATCATTCTGCTCATTAGTATGACCGCACTGCTTACGGTCACCGGCGGCCTGGTTGCGGTCATGTACACAGACACCCTCCAGGCCGTGCTGATGATTGGTGGAGCTCTCAGCCTGACCATCATCAGCCTGATCAAGGTCGGTGGTCTTGAAGGGGTTCGGACCAAGTACATGCTAGCTGTCCCAAATGTAACAGCTATCCTGGCCAGTGGGAACTTCACCCACTCACCCTCCTGCCGCATCGAGCCCAAGCCAGACTCCCTGAGGATCCTCCGGGGCCCGTTGGACGAGGACATCCCCTGGCCTGGCTTCCTCTTAGGTCAAACTCCAGCTTCCATCTGGTACTGGTGTGCTGACCAGGTTATTGTCCAGAGGGTGCTggctgccaagaaccttgcccacGCCAAGGGCTCCACgctgatggctggcttcctgaaGGTCCTGCCCATGTTTATTATCGTTATCCCCGGGATGATATCCCGGATCTTGTTTGCAGATGAGATTGCCTGCATTGGGCCAGAGCACTGCCTGGCTGTGTGTGGCTCTAAGGCGGGGTGCTCCAATATTGCATACCCGCGGCTGGTCATGGCAGTGATGCCTGTGGGACTGCGAGGGCTTATGATGGCTGTGATGATTGCGGCTCTCATGAGTGATCTGGACTCTATCTTTAACAGTGCTAGCACTATCTTCACCCTGGACATCTACCAGAGTGCTAGGCGTGGTGCGTCCCATAAAGAACTGTTGTTGGTGGGCCGGCTGTTCGTGGTGTTCATGGTGGTTATCAGCATCGCCTGGGTCCCTGTCATCATCGAGATGCAGGGCGGCCAGATGTACCTGTACATACAGGAAGTAGCCGGATACCTAACCCCGCCCATTGCTGCCCTCTTCCTGCTGGGTGTGTTCTGGAAGCGCTGCAACGAAAGGGGTGCATTCTGGGGCGGTATGACCGGGTTTGCGCTGGGTACCACCCGGCTGACCTTGGCGTTTATTTACCGAGAGCCTCCCTGTGACCAGCCAGACGACAGGCCTTTCTTCATCACACATGTCCACTACATGTATGTGGCTGCTGGGCTGTTCTGGGTGTCTGGACTGGTGGCTGTGGTCGTCAGTCTCTGCAACCCTCCTCCAGATAAGGAGCAGATCCGCACAACCACATTATGGGGCCTGCGTAACATGGGAAAGCTTCTCCTCAAAGACCGTGAGGAGATGTACAAGCTGACGGATAAGAGCCCTTTGCAGTTGAATGGAGGCCTCTATAAGGATCTGCCCCCAGACATCTGCAATGCTAGGTGTCTAGATGGGGAGGATGTCAAGCTGCTAGCTCCGCCTTCTGACTTTGACCCCGCGACTCCCAGTGGCGAGACAACCCCGGAAATGACACTAGCAACGCCCACCACCCAGTTTGATAACGGGCACCCAGGGCTAGTGCATGCAGAGGAAGGTTGTGGGGatgaggaggatgggaggtgCATGCAGCTGTTGGAGTGGTTCTGTGGGTTTAAGGAAGCGGCATATGATGCCCATCCCAAAAGGACAGCGGAGGACGAGAGAGCCGTTATGGAGATGCTGTACGAGCCACCCAGAACCAAACTGCTGCTCAACTGTGGCCTGTTTCTCGTCTGCTCATTGGGAATATTCCTATTTGTCTACTTCTCTCTATAG